The Scytonema hofmannii PCC 7110 genome includes a region encoding these proteins:
- a CDS encoding tetratricopeptide repeat protein, which produces MVTNFKELGNVLFASWNINLDEVPIEQLDHYIAVENYLTDEDEAPPDADNLEEVSFYLQAFYHLSEVEDWEKAKAIVRIQLSTPTNEELHIQLGTWGYYQEQIDLCSRLLGKLDTRTDSTCLNTLGMAYDSLSNYPQALQYYDRDLILARAINDRRGEGTTLGNLGNAYYSLNNYSQAIECFQQALLIAQEIGDQPGQGNALGNLGNAYDSIGNYAQAIEYHNQSLTIAQEIGDLKAEGRALGGLGCAYRHLSNYTEAIKCHQQYLEIAQKISDREAEGIALGNLGNVYDNLGNHTQAIKYHQQHLDISREIKNRWQEGNALANLGLAHYSLGNYFQSIKYHQQALEIAREIGDREGEGNAFGNLGLVCYSQCNYSQAIEYHQQHLDISREIGSTQGEANGIGNISNTYYFMGEYLKALEYTQQHLEITRRISDCRGEGTALLNLGNIYDALGEVDKAVQAYHQSLEIARHIGNREEEGRTLCNLGITIVQIGQYTEALEYLQTALNIVRETGERPTEAIILYNLVEVYQKLGHQNMAKESCDKALKIATELNLPDLHEYQELKEKFFSYKV; this is translated from the coding sequence ATGGTTACTAACTTTAAAGAACTAGGTAATGTACTTTTCGCTAGTTGGAATATCAATTTAGATGAAGTTCCAATTGAGCAACTTGACCATTATATAGCAGTAGAAAATTACCTGACGGATGAGGATGAGGCACCACCTGATGCTGATAATTTAGAGGAAGTAAGTTTTTACTTACAAGCTTTTTATCATCTCAGCGAAGTGGAAGATTGGGAAAAAGCTAAGGCAATTGTTAGGATTCAACTTAGTACACCAACTAATGAAGAATTACACATTCAACTGGGAACTTGGGGTTACTACCAAGAGCAGATTGATCTGTGTAGTAGGCTCTTGGGCAAATTAGATACCAGAACAGATTCTACTTGTTTGAATACCTTGGGTATGGCTTATGACTCTCTAAGTAATTACCCTCAAGCCCTTCAATATTACGATCGGGATTTAATACTTGCAAGGGCAATCAATGACCGACGAGGAGAAGGGACAACATTAGGAAATTTAGGTAATGCTTACTATTCTTTGAATAATTATTCTCAAGCTATTGAATGCTTTCAGCAGGCTTTGCTGATTGCACAGGAAATTGGTGACCAACCAGGGCAAGGGAATGCTCTTGGAAATTTGGGTAATGCTTACGATTCTATAGGTAACTATGCCCAAGCAATTGAATACCACAATCAATCATTAACCATAGCGCAAGAAATTGGGGATCTTAAAGCGGAAGGAAGAGCGTTAGGGGGTCTAGGGTGCGCTTACCGCCATTTGAGTAATTATACTGAAGCTATTAAATGTCACCAACAGTATTTGGAGATTGCCCAGAAGATTAGCGATCGCGAAGCAGAAGGAATTGCGCTAGGAAATTTAGGCAACGTTTACGATAATCTAGGTAACCATACTCAAGCCATTAAGTATCATCAACAACATTTAGATATTTCAAGAGAAATCAAAAATCGCTGGCAAGAGGGGAATGCACTGGCGAATTTAGGTCTTGCTCATTATTCGCTTGGTAACTATTTCCAATCTATTAAATATCATCAACAAGCTTTAGAGATAGCGAGAGAAATCGGAGATCGTGAAGGCGAAGGGAATGCTTTTGGAAATTTAGGTCTTGTTTGCTACTCTCAATGTAATTATTCTCAGGCTATCGAATACCATCAGCAACATTTAGATATTTCAAGAGAAATTGGTAGTACTCAAGGAGAAGCAAACGGCATAGGAAATATTAGTAATACTTACTACTTTATGGGGGAGTACTTAAAAGCCCTTGAATATACTCAACAACATTTAGAAATTACTCGGCGAATTAGTGATTGTCGAGGAGAAGGAACGGCATTACTTAACTTAGGTAATATTTATGATGCTCTAGGAGAGGTTGATAAAGCAGTTCAGGCATATCATCAGAGTTTAGAAATTGCTAGACACATTGGGAATCGCGAGGAAGAAGGGAGGACGTTATGTAATTTGGGCATTACCATAGTCCAAATTGGTCAGTATACAGAAGCTTTGGAATATTTACAAACTGCTCTAAATATTGTTAGGGAAACTGGTGAGCGCCCTACTGAAGCCATCATTCTTTATAACTTGGTAGAAGTTTACCAGAAATTAGGTCATCAAAATATGGCTAAGGAGTCTTGCGATAAAGCTTTGAAAATTGCTACAGAGTTAAATTTACCAGATTTGCATGAATACCAAGAGTTAAAAGAAAAATTCTTCAGTTATAAAGTATAG
- a CDS encoding tetratricopeptide repeat protein, whose translation MAINLQDPGKLLCAEWNINLDEIPMDKLDHYIAVENFLTEEDEILPKALPIEQVHGYLEAFHHLCEAEDWEKASEITFLRLNTSTNEELHQQLETWSYYSERLSIYNRLVGKLNPNLNAIILNRIGEIYFFIGDSNKAINYHSQSLAIAREIANPMIEELALGSIGNIALIIGEYKKAIEFYQQRLALAWKSNDKLGEQNTLWNLGTVFSIMQDSRIAINYYKHSLKIARNIKYSTGEILSLQSLGNAYISIDYEKALEYLEQSLLLAREHQEIKLEIQSLRSIGIFYSALGEYCLAIKYLEESLLIVREIKDRREESRALGVLAFVYNSKGNYEKAIEFHQQNLALARKIHDQRLEGHFLGSIGEVYYSLKNYAKAIEYFENSLSIAKVTQESLGQEILWRNLGNVYYSMEKYVKAIDCYKQSLTISQKIGNRHSQGISLYLLGATFIELNNFLEALENLQAALDVCKQIGSHSTEAYVLYNLARLYQEVDRRETSFEYCSQALAIANKLGITLAKDCQNLKEKLLNQTIQN comes from the coding sequence ATGGCGATTAATTTACAAGATCCTGGGAAATTGCTTTGTGCAGAATGGAACATCAATTTAGATGAAATTCCAATGGATAAACTTGACCATTACATAGCAGTAGAAAACTTTCTCACGGAAGAAGATGAAATACTGCCAAAGGCTCTCCCAATTGAGCAAGTGCATGGCTACTTGGAAGCGTTTCACCATCTTTGTGAAGCGGAAGATTGGGAAAAAGCTAGCGAAATCACATTTCTTCGCCTCAATACTTCTACCAATGAAGAACTCCACCAGCAACTAGAAACTTGGAGTTACTATAGCGAACGTTTGAGCATATATAACCGTCTTGTAGGTAAGTTAAATCCTAATTTAAACGCTATTATTCTAAATCGTATCGGCGAAATTTATTTTTTCATCGGAGATAGTAATAAAGCTATAAATTATCATTCGCAAAGTTTAGCAATTGCACGAGAAATAGCCAACCCAATGATAGAGGAGTTAGCACTTGGTAGCATAGGGAATATTGCTCTGATTATTGGAGAATATAAAAAAGCAATTGAATTTTACCAGCAACGCTTAGCGTTAGCATGGAAAAGTAATGATAAATTAGGTGAACAAAATACATTATGGAACCTAGGAACTGTTTTCAGTATAATGCAAGATAGCAGAATAGCTATTAATTACTATAAGCACAGCTTAAAGATTGCAAGAAATATTAAATACAGCACAGGTGAAATTTTATCTTTGCAAAGTTTAGGCAATGCTTATATCTCAATTGATTATGAAAAAGCACTCGAATATTTAGAACAAAGTTTGCTACTTGCTAGAGAACATCAAGAAATAAAATTAGAAATCCAATCTTTAAGAAGTATAGGAATTTTTTACAGTGCTCTGGGAGAATACTGTCTAGCAATTAAATATCTAGAAGAAAGCTTGTTAATTGTTCGAGAAATTAAAGATCGTCGAGAGGAATCACGTGCTTTAGGAGTGCTAGCATTTGTCTATAATAGTAAAGGAAACTATGAGAAAGCAATCGAGTTTCATCAACAGAATTTAGCCCTTGCAAGAAAAATCCATGACCAACGCTTGGAAGGGCATTTTCTAGGCAGCATAGGAGAAGTTTACTACTCACTCAAAAATTATGCTAAAGCAATTGAGTATTTTGAAAATAGTTTGTCCATAGCTAAGGTTACGCAAGAGTCTTTAGGACAGGAGATACTCTGGAGAAATCTAGGAAATGTTTACTATTCTATGGAAAAATATGTGAAAGCAATCGATTGCTACAAGCAAAGTTTAACTATTTCACAAAAAATAGGTAACCGTCACAGTCAAGGAATCTCTCTGTACCTCTTAGGTGCTACTTTTATAGAACTTAATAACTTTTTAGAAGCTTTAGAGAATTTACAGGCAGCACTAGATGTTTGTAAACAAATTGGCAGTCATTCTACGGAAGCTTATGTTCTTTATAACTTGGCAAGACTTTATCAAGAGGTAGACAGACGTGAAACAAGTTTCGAGTATTGTAGTCAGGCTTTAGCCATTGCTAATAAATTAGGTATTACCCTAGCCAAAGATTGTCAAAATTTGAAAGAAAAATTATTGAATCAAACAATACAAAACTGA
- a CDS encoding tetratricopeptide repeat protein, whose protein sequence is MASNFKETGKLIFLNWNINLDDVPLEQLDHYIAVENYLMDNDEPPLDATNLEKVRGYLEAFYQLCEVEDWLRAIAILDIRLDTPTNYQLQILMRIWGYNQERIEIYSRLLGKLNSRGECFCYNNLGISYHALADYHQAIKYHQQHLEIAYEVGDRTEMAKALSGLGNACNSLGDYAHAVKYHQQHLEIAREIDDRKGIGTALSNLGNVCFYLGAYRQAVEYYEQHLEIARENGEHERVGQVLGNLGNAYYSLKDYRQAIEHYQQSLEVAKQIGNCESMGKALGGLGNAYNALGDNARAIDYLNEDLSIARENGDRAGVGRALNNLGNAYYLLADYSRAREYYQQHLTIAREIGNRAGTQKALNNLGNAYYLLGNYRQAIEYHQQCLEIAREIGNRAPIGTSLGNLGDAYYSLKEYHQALEYYQQCLVIAQEIHDSKGEGYALCKLGNTLTALNQYPEALKSLQTALEIGKKIGHLSTEAEALKSLAHLHQQSGNHLPSE, encoded by the coding sequence ATGGCAAGCAACTTCAAAGAAACAGGAAAATTAATTTTTTTGAATTGGAATATCAATTTAGATGACGTTCCGCTTGAGCAACTTGACCATTATATAGCGGTTGAAAATTACCTTATGGATAATGATGAACCTCCCTTAGATGCGACAAATTTAGAGAAGGTGCGCGGTTATTTGGAAGCATTTTACCAACTTTGTGAAGTGGAAGACTGGTTAAGAGCCATTGCAATACTTGATATTCGCCTCGATACCCCTACTAATTACCAGTTGCAAATACTAATGCGAATTTGGGGCTACAATCAAGAACGCATTGAAATTTATAGCAGGCTTTTAGGCAAATTAAATTCTAGAGGGGAGTGTTTCTGCTATAACAATCTGGGTATCAGCTACCATGCGCTAGCGGATTATCATCAAGCTATTAAGTATCACCAGCAACATTTGGAAATTGCATATGAGGTTGGCGATCGCACTGAGATGGCGAAAGCATTAAGTGGTTTAGGTAACGCTTGTAATTCACTTGGGGACTATGCTCATGCCGTTAAATACCATCAGCAACATTTAGAAATTGCACGGGAGATTGACGATCGCAAAGGTATTGGGACAGCCTTAAGCAATCTGGGCAACGTCTGCTTTTATTTAGGCGCGTATCGTCAAGCTGTAGAGTACTACGAACAGCATTTAGAAATTGCACGGGAGAATGGTGAACATGAACGTGTTGGGCAGGTTTTGGGCAATCTGGGTAATGCCTATTATTCCCTTAAAGATTATCGTCAAGCAATTGAGCATTATCAGCAAAGTTTGGAAGTTGCAAAGCAAATTGGTAATTGTGAAAGTATGGGGAAAGCGCTCGGTGGTCTGGGCAATGCCTATAATGCTCTCGGAGACAATGCCCGTGCGATTGATTACCTTAACGAGGATTTAAGTATTGCACGGGAGAATGGCGATCGCGCAGGTGTGGGACGGGCATTGAACAATTTAGGAAATGCCTATTATTTGTTGGCAGATTACTCCCGTGCGAGAGAGTATTATCAGCAGCATTTGACAATAGCACGCGAAATCGGTAATCGCGCAGGTACTCAGAAGGCTCTGAACAATCTGGGCAATGCTTACTACTTACTAGGAAATTATCGCCAAGCGATTGAGTACCACCAGCAATGTTTAGAGATCGCACGGGAAATTGGTAATCGTGCTCCTATCGGCACGTCGTTAGGTAATTTGGGCGATGCCTACTATTCCTTAAAGGAGTATCACCAAGCGCTGGAGTACTATCAGCAGTGTTTAGTTATTGCACAGGAAATTCATGATAGTAAAGGTGAAGGGTATGCGCTGTGTAAACTAGGAAACACACTTACAGCGCTTAACCAGTATCCAGAGGCGCTGAAATCTTTGCAGACAGCGCTGGAGATTGGGAAAAAAATTGGTCATCTTTCTACTGAGGCTGAAGCACTCAAAAGTTTGGCTCATTTGCATCAGCAATCAGGCAATCATCTGCCAAGCGAGTAA
- a CDS encoding pPIWI_RE module domain-containing protein, which yields MTQVQKQLPPIDRLQTLAWLFDENFDPSVMGEVCGLRLPVTWIDIIKGLASVDHTPPILSLYAVLRGCASDIIYLFPNSFSRIPEERPEYWVIVHTYSDLIDLNQFWEIIKNWLLFNYDHKVVKSVLAEMESGRAELSWEHIDLKKAPFNVMQVVLPELIARWLTRKGFQLGLSNANGHEEYWPLVVSPSTREEAYLVTWPPIEYSFPNKPEQVARYSYYLKFYIAPPNGKTPYLLLFQAGIRRYISKPMIAWDNPENKALPGARQKIYLPKGEDSSVYVAMENLGWLKPNSDPTLKRETTLINLKLIRYDTVTWKGRMDKILAMIAPHIDIPEPMQFLSDPEKYAPQYLLSHRTRLGSHPVGVGLEPADRFELFERLTTALPPGVVAAPIINKIDFSASRKRQLPKPKITSNQPTITSEQVYRIKISSNSADFLLEVLREFLESKQVQGTIQEIDNETCKFTNYLGESYLLKIDKTPLPNELLSPLSLGGSYSSKAQAAASKNRARLIERQLAMQPKPSNEKRGIIIELVNYRNFEKRKRLTDPKAAIRWGHAYANWVSQFLQPEREYINPEDFAPIDPNDEKQVKTYQSKKNQLNSQNKAYKARCLNAILDLMRQLNFPLGIPFYTGFYNTSLPQNLDIVSIRIIRLNARNRGETKVVIPLLIKIPSENNSSQMQVCLPGDYGPTWIPYDESLFTVAMFEQKYNSNYTSEQIKNFVERAFADLEIKNPTLLLLDDQNLRQDFPSLLTLVSGDEAKDPNNLWHQNKLLPCKNPQLLRVARLRYSSDGLVAHVCPISGFNRYSGIYHNPEFCSAFYSIGRSPQSAKRPANSRQRDRVLKPGWNQSALEISWLSLQSEDKPEEWTLVVHRLREASPFIDAEIVTLLPQPAHSSQQISEYVSRLNVEEDFDDFEDDFLDESLIEQAPEYIQLSLF from the coding sequence ATGACTCAAGTACAAAAACAATTACCTCCCATTGACAGGCTACAGACTTTGGCTTGGTTATTCGACGAGAATTTTGACCCTTCTGTTATGGGGGAAGTTTGTGGATTAAGGCTGCCAGTGACTTGGATAGATATTATAAAAGGTTTAGCAAGTGTAGACCATACTCCTCCCATACTCAGTCTTTACGCAGTTTTGAGAGGTTGTGCCTCTGATATCATTTACCTTTTTCCTAACTCCTTTTCTCGCATTCCAGAAGAGAGACCAGAGTATTGGGTAATTGTTCATACTTATAGTGATTTAATCGATTTAAACCAATTTTGGGAAATTATAAAAAATTGGTTGTTATTCAATTATGACCATAAAGTTGTAAAATCTGTCTTGGCTGAGATGGAGTCAGGCCGTGCCGAATTAAGTTGGGAACACATAGATTTAAAAAAAGCTCCCTTTAATGTTATGCAAGTTGTATTGCCTGAACTAATAGCACGTTGGCTAACAAGAAAGGGATTTCAGTTAGGTTTAAGTAATGCTAATGGTCATGAGGAATACTGGCCTCTAGTAGTGTCTCCCTCTACTAGGGAAGAAGCTTACCTAGTAACCTGGCCTCCTATTGAATACTCATTCCCCAATAAACCTGAACAAGTAGCTAGATATTCATATTACTTAAAGTTTTATATTGCTCCTCCTAACGGTAAAACTCCCTACTTGTTACTATTTCAAGCAGGCATTAGACGTTATATTTCTAAACCCATGATTGCTTGGGATAATCCAGAAAACAAAGCACTTCCAGGTGCAAGACAAAAAATTTACTTACCAAAAGGAGAAGATAGCAGTGTTTATGTTGCAATGGAAAATCTGGGATGGCTCAAGCCAAATTCTGACCCAACTTTGAAACGAGAAACTACTCTCATAAACCTTAAGTTAATACGATACGACACGGTTACTTGGAAAGGGAGAATGGACAAAATTTTGGCGATGATAGCTCCTCATATTGATATCCCAGAACCAATGCAATTCTTAAGTGACCCCGAAAAATACGCACCACAATATTTGCTATCACACAGAACACGGCTAGGTTCTCACCCAGTAGGAGTAGGGCTGGAACCAGCCGATAGATTCGAGTTATTTGAAAGATTAACAACAGCTTTACCACCAGGAGTAGTGGCAGCACCAATTATCAACAAGATAGATTTTAGTGCTAGCAGAAAACGGCAACTTCCTAAACCTAAAATAACATCCAATCAACCAACTATTACTAGCGAGCAAGTTTACCGTATTAAAATTTCATCTAATTCAGCAGATTTTCTGTTAGAGGTGTTGAGAGAATTTTTAGAAAGTAAACAAGTACAAGGTACTATTCAAGAAATAGACAATGAAACTTGCAAATTTACCAACTATTTAGGAGAAAGCTATTTATTAAAGATAGATAAAACTCCCTTGCCTAATGAATTGCTGTCTCCTTTATCTTTAGGTGGTTCTTATTCTAGTAAAGCCCAAGCAGCTGCTAGCAAAAACAGAGCTAGGCTAATAGAACGCCAACTGGCGATGCAGCCCAAACCTAGTAACGAAAAACGAGGTATTATTATTGAGTTAGTTAATTACCGCAACTTTGAGAAACGGAAAAGGTTAACTGACCCAAAAGCAGCAATTCGTTGGGGACACGCTTATGCAAATTGGGTAAGCCAATTTTTACAGCCAGAAAGGGAATATATTAATCCAGAAGACTTTGCTCCCATAGACCCTAACGATGAAAAACAAGTTAAAACTTATCAAAGTAAGAAAAACCAGTTAAATTCTCAAAATAAAGCTTACAAAGCAAGGTGTTTAAATGCAATTTTAGATTTAATGCGTCAGTTAAATTTTCCTTTAGGCATACCCTTTTATACAGGATTTTATAACACATCACTACCACAAAATCTTGATATAGTTAGCATCCGGATAATCCGTCTTAATGCCCGAAACAGAGGAGAAACCAAGGTAGTTATCCCTTTACTTATCAAAATCCCTTCAGAAAATAATTCATCTCAAATGCAAGTATGTTTACCGGGGGATTATGGACCGACTTGGATACCATATGATGAAAGTCTATTCACGGTAGCTATGTTTGAGCAGAAGTATAATTCAAACTACACCTCAGAGCAGATAAAAAACTTTGTGGAGCGGGCTTTTGCGGATTTAGAAATAAAAAATCCAACTCTACTATTATTAGACGATCAAAATCTCCGTCAAGACTTTCCTTCACTTTTAACACTTGTGTCAGGAGACGAGGCAAAAGACCCAAATAATCTTTGGCATCAAAACAAACTTCTTCCTTGCAAAAATCCCCAGCTTCTGCGTGTAGCTAGACTACGATATTCCAGTGATGGTTTGGTAGCTCATGTTTGTCCTATATCTGGGTTTAATAGGTACAGTGGTATCTATCATAACCCGGAATTTTGCTCTGCTTTTTACTCAATTGGTCGCTCCCCTCAATCTGCAAAAAGACCCGCAAATTCAAGGCAACGTGACAGAGTATTAAAGCCTGGATGGAACCAATCTGCACTGGAAATCTCTTGGTTATCTCTGCAATCAGAAGATAAACCAGAAGAATGGACATTAGTAGTACATAGACTGCGAGAAGCTTCTCCATTTATCGATGCAGAAATAGTCACTTTACTACCACAGCCAGCTCATTCAAGTCAACAAATTTCTGAATATGTATCAAGGCTAAATGTGGAGGAAGACTTCGATGATTTTGAGGATGATTTTTTAGATGAATCTTTAATTGAGCAAGCTCCAGAATACATTCAATTGAGCTTATTTTAG
- a CDS encoding helix-turn-helix domain-containing protein, producing MLNYEDLGQRLRLAREQTGMSQAEAAVALGITPAALSQYEKGKRRVEALLLEALSKLYGVPISYFFSHEVLIADWEAGLRSMSKDFSSTGKAGISYLINKIRILEELYLLNETSFPNSPHPPFAALKEEKLSDYEVAEYAQKARRHFDLGIAPILNFRCFLEAQEYKIFAVPLGTDKDDLSGFFFLHPQLGPIVAFNENQAYSRHPFTLAHELAHGLYHYNRPTILCRASDFRFLEQFAERFASYFLIPQEALYERLRFLCVKTVATSEEIVHLARYFGVSFAAMKHRLERERRLNADSSVFNEVKPVNLAKTLGYRPHRAEFGVRPWPLEERLPRIFLELVNRALQQKKISLRCAAEMLGISDIEMEERFYFTEGEEVDMFINIYD from the coding sequence ATGTTGAACTATGAAGACCTAGGTCAGCGCCTTCGGTTAGCCCGCGAACAGACTGGGATGAGTCAGGCTGAAGCAGCTGTTGCTCTTGGCATCACGCCAGCTGCACTCAGTCAGTATGAAAAAGGGAAGCGGCGAGTGGAAGCGTTACTCTTAGAGGCATTAAGCAAACTTTACGGAGTCCCCATTAGCTATTTCTTTAGTCATGAGGTGCTTATAGCGGATTGGGAAGCAGGATTGCGTTCCATGTCCAAGGACTTTTCATCGACGGGCAAAGCTGGAATTTCGTACTTAATCAACAAAATACGTATACTGGAGGAGTTGTACCTTCTGAACGAAACCTCTTTCCCCAATTCTCCTCATCCACCTTTTGCTGCTTTGAAAGAAGAAAAACTGAGCGATTACGAAGTTGCTGAGTATGCTCAAAAGGCACGGCGTCATTTTGACTTGGGTATAGCGCCGATTTTGAACTTTCGGTGTTTTCTTGAAGCCCAAGAATACAAAATTTTTGCTGTACCGTTGGGAACAGACAAGGATGATCTCAGTGGGTTTTTCTTTTTGCACCCACAGCTAGGACCCATAGTGGCGTTTAATGAAAATCAGGCTTATAGCCGTCATCCTTTTACTTTGGCTCATGAGTTAGCTCACGGTCTCTATCACTACAATCGCCCAACTATATTATGTCGGGCATCAGACTTTCGTTTCTTGGAGCAGTTCGCTGAGCGATTCGCTTCCTACTTTTTGATTCCTCAAGAGGCGCTATACGAGAGATTACGCTTTCTATGCGTTAAAACCGTGGCTACTTCCGAAGAAATAGTTCACCTGGCACGCTATTTTGGGGTAAGTTTTGCAGCCATGAAGCACCGCTTAGAACGGGAGCGTCGGCTGAATGCAGACAGTAGTGTATTTAATGAAGTTAAGCCAGTTAACCTTGCAAAGACTTTAGGCTACCGTCCACATAGAGCTGAATTCGGTGTACGTCCGTGGCCACTTGAAGAGCGCTTGCCTCGTATCTTCCTTGAATTAGTCAACCGTGCCTTACAACAGAAGAAAATTTCTCTGCGGTGTGCTGCCGAAATGCTTGGCATCAGCGACATTGAGATGGAGGAACGATTCTACTTTACAGAGGGAGAAGAGGTTGATATGTTCATAAATATTTATGACTAA
- a CDS encoding HEAT repeat domain-containing protein: MCRVAILDTIQAKHSSCIKPLLELLHQPIVKPEIFTIRELAIKVLGELGDARAVEPLSQLTFDENNQVREVAKRALRKIGQKN, translated from the coding sequence TTGTGCCGAGTTGCAATTCTTGATACAATTCAAGCTAAACATTCAAGCTGCATAAAGCCTTTGCTAGAACTTTTACACCAACCAATTGTTAAGCCAGAGATTTTCACTATTCGTGAATTAGCAATAAAAGTTTTAGGAGAATTGGGTGATGCTAGAGCAGTAGAACCTCTGTCTCAGCTTACTTTCGATGAGAATAATCAAGTTCGAGAAGTAGCTAAAAGAGCATTAAGAAAAATTGGACAGAAAAATTAA
- a CDS encoding glycoside hydrolase family 104 protein, giving the protein MKSLLPALVSLGSVGLVTFNLVAYGYQSSFRVYVPDFNNDDEKVNPGTGNVRIDAFLDTIGWAETGTTGPQGYRKLVFNGEFKNFKSHPNILQCANIKRRAGGSRRVCSTAAGRYQMLNKNWWTLQSKLGLPDFSPASQDKMAIALIKQEGALEDVKAGRFEIAACKVGNIWAGFPCNEYDQRPRSTQKLKQIYLNQIRLRSS; this is encoded by the coding sequence ATGAAAAGTTTATTACCCGCTTTGGTGTCACTAGGTTCTGTGGGATTAGTCACCTTTAATTTAGTCGCTTACGGCTACCAATCTTCATTTAGGGTTTATGTTCCCGATTTTAATAATGATGATGAAAAAGTTAACCCAGGAACTGGAAACGTTAGGATAGACGCTTTTTTAGACACAATTGGGTGGGCAGAAACTGGGACAACCGGACCGCAGGGCTATCGGAAGCTTGTTTTTAATGGAGAATTCAAAAACTTCAAATCTCACCCGAATATTTTGCAGTGCGCCAATATCAAACGACGTGCTGGCGGCAGCAGGCGTGTTTGTTCAACGGCGGCTGGAAGATATCAGATGCTCAACAAAAACTGGTGGACGCTACAGTCAAAGCTCGGCTTACCCGATTTTAGCCCTGCAAGCCAAGATAAAATGGCGATCGCGCTAATTAAGCAAGAGGGTGCTCTCGAAGATGTCAAAGCTGGGCGATTTGAAATAGCTGCTTGCAAAGTTGGCAATATATGGGCAGGTTTTCCGTGCAACGAGTACGATCAACGACCACGGAGCACGCAAAAACTGAAGCAAATTTATTTAAATCAAATCAGACTTAGAAGCTCTTAA
- a CDS encoding GIY-YIG nuclease family protein: MIIHLDSETATAWESWLFQLHNVVQKNPQVDPLAEIAKACAENHAFREFVIEWYIERHGIPKKYALHPGYIYLLKAEGFHGIFSKWIGRYKIGLTTNPQKRLADLNRQQAPCPIVLVRTVPVANMLAAEQWLHDRFTVRRRHGEWFDFWNHELRSVHSAYDRLQRENKPKFSLLKTLTILTAIGVAVAVLALALLLL, translated from the coding sequence ATGATTATTCACCTTGATTCGGAAACAGCAACCGCTTGGGAAAGCTGGTTGTTTCAGCTTCATAACGTGGTACAGAAAAACCCTCAAGTCGATCCGTTAGCAGAGATAGCTAAAGCTTGTGCAGAAAACCATGCTTTTCGAGAGTTCGTTATCGAATGGTATATAGAAAGGCATGGCATTCCCAAAAAGTATGCTCTTCATCCTGGCTACATTTACCTTCTGAAAGCTGAAGGCTTCCATGGAATTTTCAGTAAATGGATTGGACGCTACAAAATAGGTTTAACCACCAATCCACAGAAAAGATTGGCAGATCTTAACCGACAGCAAGCACCGTGTCCGATCGTTTTAGTACGAACTGTGCCAGTGGCTAATATGTTGGCTGCAGAACAATGGTTACACGATCGCTTTACGGTTCGGCGGCGGCATGGCGAGTGGTTTGACTTTTGGAATCATGAGTTGAGAAGCGTTCACTCCGCTTACGATCGCTTACAGCGAGAAAATAAACCCAAGTTCAGTTTGCTCAAGACACTTACCATATTGACGGCAATTGGTGTCGCTGTTGCTGTCCTCGCATTAGCGTTATTGCTGTTATGA
- a CDS encoding peptidoglycan DD-metalloendopeptidase family protein, producing MTKDSADSNEKTEENSEVRFFCPSTGIISQGFRRRQHEGLDIAGAIGTPIYAAVSGVVLRAGWEDTGLGNAVNIQHPDGRVTVYGHNQKVLVRTGQRVNQGQMIAKMGSTGNSSGPHLHFEVYQQNTAINPIGYCKDLPLTSMPTKSGRKEK from the coding sequence ATGACAAAGGATTCAGCTGATTCCAATGAAAAGACAGAAGAAAATTCAGAAGTAAGGTTCTTTTGTCCCAGTACGGGGATAATTTCTCAAGGTTTCCGTAGACGACAACACGAAGGACTTGACATTGCAGGAGCGATCGGAACTCCAATTTATGCTGCAGTGAGTGGTGTAGTTTTACGGGCAGGTTGGGAGGACACGGGACTTGGCAATGCAGTAAACATCCAACACCCCGACGGTCGCGTCACCGTTTACGGTCACAATCAAAAAGTACTAGTTCGCACAGGGCAAAGAGTGAACCAAGGTCAGATGATTGCCAAAATGGGTTCGACTGGTAATAGTTCTGGTCCACACTTGCATTTTGAAGTTTATCAACAGAATACCGCAATAAACCCCATAGGATATTGTAAGGATTTGCCACTAACGAGTATGCCCACTAAATCAGGGAGGAAAGAAAAATGA